One genomic segment of Ipomoea triloba cultivar NCNSP0323 chromosome 9, ASM357664v1 includes these proteins:
- the LOC116029221 gene encoding uncharacterized protein LOC116029221: MEEEATRQTPVMNTRKQPSTEPKRRWRGRNICLIITAVVILLAVIAVVVGVTLFKPKHAVTTFDSVTLRDFDLSIDAPRLAVHVNLTVDARVSVTNPNRLGFKYDSTSVLLRYRGLNIGDAPIFAGEIGARETTSMNVSVTIFGDRLLTSSQFFSDVISGVVPLSTYTRLTGKVHILFKIRVKSVTTCDLVINIASTTLSKQSCHFHTNI; encoded by the coding sequence ATGGAAGAGGAAGCGACGAGACAAACCCCAGTAATGAATACGAGGAAGCAACCTTCGACGGAACCGAAGAGGCGGTGGAGAGGAAGAAACATATGTCTAATCATTACAGCTGTCGTTATTTTACTGGCCGTGATCGCCGTCGTGGTGGGCGTCACCCTCTTCAAACCCAAGCACGCCGTCACGACCTTCGACTCCGTCACTCTCCGTGACTTCGATCTCTCCATCGACGCGCCCCGCCTGGCCGTCCACGTCAACCTCACCGTCGACGCGCGCGTCTCCGTCACCAATCCCAACAGGCTCGGCTTCAAGTACGACAGCACCTCCGTCTTGCTCCGGTACCGGGGCCTGAACATCGGCGACGCCCCCATTTTCGCCGGAGAAATTGGCGCTCGCGAAACCACTTCCATGAACGTTAGTGTCACCATCTTCGGCGATCGACTCCTCACCAGTTCCCAGTTCTTCTCTGACGTCATCTCCGGTGTGGTGCCGCTGTCCACTTACACGAGACTCACCGGAAAAGTTCACATATTGTTCAAAATTCGCGTCAAATCAGTCACCACTTGCGACTTGGTCATCAATATCGCCAGCACAACCCTCTCTAAGCAATCCTGCCACTTCCATACCAATATATAG
- the LOC116028912 gene encoding probable calcium-binding protein CML43: protein MEGAAHAQRKAILCNGTTSPSFRLRCQSLNSVRLRRIFDMFDRNSDGMITVEELSEALNLLGLDTDFSEMESTVRSFIKPGNIGLRFEDFDALHRSLDDAFFGSPLDCDLNGDEAAESTSTSCAAQDEKDLTEAFKVFDEDGDGFISATELQIVLAKLGLQEEGKEMDRVEQMISSVDQNRDGRVDFFEFKDMMRSVMVRTS, encoded by the exons ATGGAAGGTGCAGCTCATGCGCAGAGGAAGGCGATCCTTTGCAACGGAACCACTTCTCCTTCATTCCGGCTCCGTTGCCAGAGCCTCAACTCGGTTCGTCTCCGCCGGATCTTCGACATGTTTGACCGGAACAGTGACGGCATGATCACCGTGGAAGAGCTCAGCGAGGCGCTCAACCTTCTCGGCCTGGACACAGACTTCTCCGAGATGGAATCTACAGTCCGATCTTTCATTAAACCGGGGAACATCGGTTTGAGATTCGAGGACTTCGACGCACTGCACCGCTCACTAGACGACGCCTTCTTCGGATCTCCGTTAGATTGTGATTTGAACGGAGACGAAGCGGCGGAGTCGACAAGTACGAGCTGCGCAGCGCAGGACGAGAAGGATCTGACGGAGGCGTTCAAGGTGTTCGATGAGGATGGCGATGGATTCATATCGGCGACCGAATTGCAG ATTGTCCTTGCAAAGCTGGGATTGCAGGAGGAAGGCAAAGAGATGGACAGAGTAGAGCAGATGATCTCCTCCGTCGATCAAAACCGTGATGGCCGCGTTGATTTCTTCGAGTTCAAGGATATGATGCGCAGTGTCATGGTCCGCACTTCTTAA